The DNA segment TTGGTGTATATGTAGACGACTTGATCATCACGGGCACGAATGTAACCAATATTGTTCAGTTCAAGGCACAgatgagtaaagaattcgagatgtCAGATCTTGGACAACTGAGTTATTATCTTGGCATTGAAGTAAAACAAGGAGCAGGGCATATCAAGTTAAAACAGATGGCGTACGCTAGAAAAGTGTTGGAGAAGGCTAGCTTAACAGAGTGCAACTCAGCCAAGTACCCGATGGAACCAAAGATTCAACTACACAAGGATGAGAAAGGTGAAGCTATAAATTCTATGGATTTTAAAAGTATGGTGGGTGGTTTGAGGTATTTGGTGCATACGCGCCCTGACATTGCGTATGCAGTAGGCTTGGTGAGTAGATTCATGGAGAGACCTACTGTGTTACATCTGAACGATGTAAAAAGAATTATGAGGTACGTGAAAGGGACGTTAAACTATGGACTGGTGTATGCTCGAGGTCGTGGTGACTATATGCTTTCTGGCTTCTCTGATATTGATCTTGCAGGCGACATTGTGGACAGGAAATCAACAGGAGGTATGGCTTTTTATCTTGATGAATCATTGATCACATGGGTATCTCAAAAACAACAATGTGTGGCGTTGTCATCGTGTGAAGCTGAGTTTATGGCAGCCACGGCTGCGGCCTGTCAAGGGATTTGGTTACACAGTTTGTTAAGTCAGATTATGAACATCAAAGCTGGACGAGTTGTGCTTTACATTGATAATAGGTCTGTTATAGACCTTGCTAAAAATCCAGTGTTCCACGGACGTAGTAAACACATAGATGTGCGCTACCACTTCATCCGAGAATGTGTAGAGAATGGTTCCATAGTTATCAGACATGTGAACACAGAGGCACAACGAGCAGATATTCTTAGAAAGCCCATGTCAATTGTTAAGTTTGAAAGGATGCGCCAGCTGCTGGGAGACAAGGACCTTAATCAAttttagattaagggggagtttTTTGGAATATTAATTTAATCTAAATATGATTAATTCtattttaataataaatcagCTGTGTATACGTGGTTATATGCAGTTAGAATAGGTCTTAGTAGTTGAGTCTATCTAGGAGAGTAATGGAGATAAATCAGGTATTTAGTTCCTGGTTTATAGTTGTTAGTTTCTCTTGTTTTAAACATTCAGCATGTATTCATTTTAGTCATCACTTCAATTATTATCCATTCAGAAATATTAGTCAAGCACGTTTGCTTATTGTGAGTCTATATTACTATATCTACACTTATAATAATTTCTAGGACCCAAGTTTGCACCTAACCCTGGTTGAGGAAACCGACCTACAACATTGTGGTACAAAGGAGGACGTGGCACAAAAACTGGATTGGTGTTACAACCAAACCACATCCTATCTCCATGAACATCTACAAACTGACTATCACTTGTCAGTATATCTCTAAACGCCCTCACACAAACTTCAGAGACTATATTCCTGACACTCTCATTGACCTTACTCCGTTTCTCCCGAAAGTAGAGCACGTTGATTTCACGAGAGCATAACATCTGAAGCAAACGAGGATCAAACAACTCTTGACCTACGTCCTTGTTCTCCATCCACATAAAAAAACTAGCAATCTCATTTGCAAGTTGGTTAATCAAATGAAATGGCCAAGAAATTACTTTATGGGCAGCATTCTTGCTATAACAGATTCTTTCCAGCCAGATTAAGAATGCCACCACAAACATAGATTCATCAACGTTACGACCAAGTTTACAGACTAGCCTACAAAAAAGTGTCCGGTCGATGGTATGGTAAAGATTAAAATGCTGGTCGCTAATATTTTCATCGAAATACGAAGCTGGATCGTACAAGGCAAACCTATGCTTAAATTCATAGAATTCAAACTCAGTCTCCATTGCCATGACTTGAAAAGAATTACAGGTGTATATAGGTGATTAGATGTGGGAGCAAGAGAGGGGAACTTGAGAGGAAATAGAAACAAAATGTTTAGAGGGTAATTTGAAGAGGAAATGTGAAGAGTTTGTAGTAGTAAGAACCAAACATAGACAAGAGCGCTCATCTACAGCAGAGACTTGGTGTGAATATATAGGGTGTATTTGACCCGCCAGTCGCAACCTTTCGGAGAGGCCGCATCTATTCAAATTTTTTAGGGTTTTTTGGTGTAGTTTTGCTCTCAACCGCTATGTTAAATCTTGTGGCTCTTCCTTGGGTAAATATCTAATGTAGTGAACCCGACATTTTAAGAAATATTCTGAAATTGATTAGAATGAGAATATGCACGGtttatctttttctttttttgatagaaaaatcataagatttatgaagaataaatacatattaatattttcaatttaCTCTTTTTTACATAAAGATCTGGCTAATAATTATTCTACAATTATAAGCTTAAATGTAAATCAGGGAATATTTCTATATCTTGTTAATTTACTAAAATATTTTTCGTGTAATTCTCTTTTTTTCTTAAAGAGTCATGTattatttaaattctaaaataacCATCATATTTAACAATAACTTAATATTGTATAATTGTCATGCACGTGGTATACTTGAAATGTAGATATGTTTGTTGAAAGCTTTGCATTTGAAAAATCAGAAACCATTCGTCCAAACAAAAAAAAATCACTAAGATCAAAAACTAAATGACTTATAGCCCAACCCATATCCTAAAAGTCAAAAATTTACAAATAGCGCCGAAGGCAGTTTCCATATCCAGCATTAGTGCATGATGCATAAAATAGTGTGTGTTGCTTAATGCATAATATATAAAATAGTATGCGTGATAGTTTCGAGAAGACACCTTAGATCCTCATTTTATTCATATCGTACTTACCTTTAAATAGATATATTTGATCGTACACAATGATACATAAAAATACTAAAAACTTAGCTAACATAGATTTGATCATACAATTTGAAATTGTACATTGGCCAATGATTTTATTCACTTAGAGCCTtaaattttccataaaatctaCATTATTCGAAATATTAGTTGTGCACAATAATTGCCCGCATATTATACGTCTGATGGCTATGGATCTCTTTGTACATTCCATTACATTATTTTGGTTAAAAATGTTCAAAGGCTTCCTCTGCCAATTGCAAATACCAAAGGCATCCATAGATCCTTCTCAATCCAAGACACCTAGAAACCTATTTCTTGGATTGGATTAAAATCTCTCCATCGGTATCCTTCCGGCACTTGGACCAATCTATGGTCCAATGCTTCACTAGTATGTTCACTTAGTAATTTTTGGTGCAGGCAAGCAGTAAATCAAATTCTTTTCACAGTAATTCGTGGCGAACAAAGGAACCTTGTTCATTTAAAAATAACAATTGTGCAGTATAGTTGTCAAATGACTTATCTTACTATATTGTAccaaaattataaatttgaaaTTTACTCAACGGAAACGGTAAGATATATTTCAATTCATCAATTGTATGACGAGCTACTTACTATAATTATTGCCACTTTTTAATGATATCTTTTACGAAGACAACTTATATCCAAAATAATCATCCTTTTTACATGAAAAACCGGCCAACGCAATTCTTGTGTCTAAAATTTTTAATTCAATAATAAGGAACACATTACATAAGACAAACCAGTAGTCAAGTCCCAATGAAACCCAGACTGAAAAGGAAACCAACCAAACATATTGAACACAACCCCAGAGAAATCCAAGAAAAATTGAAGTGAACCCGATTTGGTATCTGCAACAATCTCATCTTCCATCATGACTTCAATTGTTATCAATTTGTCTTACTTATTAAAATATGTGATACACTTACTAGTTGTTAATTTCTTGTTCTCCTAAATTCCTCTCCACGTCCTAATTCTTACAATTGTGATGTTAGTAATGATCTTCATACATAAGCTACGATTGTATTTTTGTTGTGTGCATCAGTTGTGTTTTGGTCGTTAACTTGTCCAGAGTTAGTTAGCTAAAAAATTACCATAATATAGCATCTCAAACTATAGATCTTTTGTtctatattttaaatattatcaTAAAATCAATGCACCAATGTCTTGTTATATGACCTAATTAAAAATTACATAAATCATCATTTATTAACCCAATCCATGTCATATAGTTTAAATCACGATTGTGATTTTCAATTTGTTCCTCGTTCGTGAACATTAAAAAATTGATTTTGGTTGGGGTTTTTATGTGTACCTTTTTTCATGTGTCTATGATAGAGTAGTCTTAAGCAAATATGTACACCTTTTCAGTATTTCTGATCTATGTATTACACCCCAATCCATATCATATAATCAAATTCTCATAAATTCAACAATTACTGAATCATTACTAAAAAATTGAACATATAATTCAAACAATGACATAAATAGGGTATGTGTAATGTATATGTGgagtttttttttatatatgcagggggttcattgaaattaataagtAGAAGCCAATGAAAATTTACCAACTCATATTTTATCGTGTGTCATATGAAAACCGCAAAAAATAGGCCGTCAAAGTCAAGATGTATGAACACATATAATTCTAATAAAATTCGAATATTTAGGAATTTGTACCATTTACTGGACGAAAATCTACAATATACATACAAATAACCAACAACTGAAATATTGATTTGTATAGTACTTGTTGACTTCCTCAAAGTATCACGACTCTAGAATCCTTCCATATAGACAGTCGCATAATTTCCGGTCAAAAGTTGAATATGTTGGCTAAAGCAGATATTTTATACATCATGTTGGACGTTTCCGATCCGTAATGAAAGAATGGTTTCATTATTAACCGGTAATAAACTTAAAAACTCATTGTTAGGCAGTAACATGTAGGTTCATTAGTCTTCACTATATCACTTCATCCAATTTGAACCAACTTACACTCAAACTTTTTGGAAAAATTCAATTTATACAAAGAAAATTCATCTACAAATTTATTGGGAAATATCGCGAGGTTAGATAGTGTAATGTACAAATCTAGTTGTGTGTCCTCAATAAATTTGATAATTGGATATTTCTTATTTGCAAGAGCTTTAATGACAAATGTAGTATTTTTGTTGTTTTGTCGCATGCCTTTTGAACGAAAATGAATTGGTCAAGGTTAAAACAAGGTGATCAAGTACACTTAGTAAATCATTACAACCAATCTAAACACCAAATACAAACATGTACAAAAATTAAGTAGTCAAGATCAAGATGCACAAATACACAAATAAtagtaaaaaataaaatttaatatttatatagaTATATGTATGTGGGTGTGTTCGTATGAATATGCACACACAAATAATCTACAATTGTATCGGATATATCTATACACGCACACACTCAAATAATGGACAACTATCTTAAAATTTTATTAGTTTTCATGGGAGCTCCTAAGTCCACAATTTATTCCATCATTCCAAGTTCGGACACAACCatcttattttcaaaatttaatatcGAGAGcatctttattatttattattttgaataaaatatctTTATAGATTATCACTTTTGTGGGTGAGTTAGGGTAGGTGGCCCACTAATAggtaaaataaatatttttatcatGACTATTATATTATTGTGATATTTGTGCAGAATTAGAAAAATTACTTGTACAAGAAAGGATGAATATAAGAATTAATGTTCATGTTTGTTTTTTCTTCTTAATTCTTGGAATTGTATTTAACACAAAACAAAGATGTCTTAACGTGtttgtattatataaattagAATTAGAAACTGTATGAAGGATGGAACAAACATCGATAGCTACTCTATGTAAACTAAATAAATCAGAATTTATAATAAGTTTGGAAAATAAGATAATGAAAAACAGAGAGTGTAAACTAACAATATTTATTATAACTTTTTTCTATTAAACAATAAGTTCAATAAATTACTTGAAATACCCGACTATTTCCAACTTCTATTGATAGCTCCCTCAGATGTCTTTCCTTCTACTTTATCTGATTTTTTTTAGTTtacattaaatatttttttctacTCAGAAGAGTTTACTCTCATATATTGACTCTGACAAAGTTCTAGACTATATATAGACTCTAGTTGCTCCTCAGAGGTCTagattatgattttaaaatatatttattaagtaAAAACTTTGATTATGTAGAGAATATGTTGTGGACATCTTCCTTATGTTTGTTAACGGTTAGTGTGTATCTTTAAATTAGAATTCATGGTAGGAAAAAGAGTCCTAGTATTGTGCAGTATTATactaatttataatattaatcaaaattttctatatgttattctGGTTATAAATATTACTTATCATAtctcattttatatatatgggTTGATTTATTACGAGTAACTATGTACTTTCAACATGagactgataattcaatttatttcATATAAAAAATTCTTAAGATAATAGACTTGAACAACTTGATTTATATGCATGAAAAATACAGGTTTTCAATATTAAACAGTGGTGAAACATTTACCACATGCTACCAAAATTTTTAGGGCTTTTTTGTAGGGTTTTCTCCCAAACCGCTATGCATTGCAAGAAATATTCTGAAATTGATTGGAATGATAATATGCATTTATAGTTTTCTTTTtcatgaaaaaattataaaatttatgaagaataaatacatgttaatattttaaaattattttgtttaTATAAAGATTTGGTTGATAATTATTCTACAAGACAAACTTAAATGTAAAGCACAGAATATATCTTTATCTTTTTACCTTACTAAAAAAAATTCGTGTAATTCTCTTTTTTCTCAAAGAGTCATTCAATTATATAAATTCTAAAATAACCGTTTTTCATAATTTAAAAAATGGTATGTATAATGTGTGCCCAGATTAGTCACTATTTCAATTATTTAGATACATGTTAACATTTTCAAATATTGTTATTTTTCAGATATTTGTTACGTGTCAAAATGCGCTTAATTTCTATCGGAAATTAATTATGTTAACATGGATCTGCATCATTTTAAGTGCATtaacatattttataaaaaaaatcggagtttattttatattcataaaatattttgagttCTTAAAAGTTATCACACCAGAACCGAACGGACACGTCAAATCCCACAAAATTTGTAGttttatgtttataaaatcatgggaattccaaatttatattattgcatattttgaaaattcataatttttagggaactttgacataatttttataattatttgagaattaattattCCCCCTAGTTAATTTTGGgctaaatatttttattaagtgGTATAGTTAGACCCCAAATATTTTTAGGACTATTAttatgtaaatataaatagtttttaattaattaaaattcatatatattttcagaaaataggaagaaaattgttttaaaaataagGAAATCCCCTAAAATCAGTTTCTATTGTTCTTGAGTTATTTTCATCACAATGGGAGCCTCGCCAAAAACTGTAGTTTTACAAGAGTGTCTTATGTTCTTAGTGACCAAGAGTTGTTCCGATTTTCTAACCTAGAGTCGACCTTCTTTTGATCCACAAGAACCAAAGACTttttcctaaaaattgtttttgatttctgatttattaaaaattcaaaaaatttgtTTTCAAatctaatattttatttaatagtttaattttttaataattaaactgaattgtttttaaattccagaaattgtttgctttattaatttcaaattataatttgattaaattatttataatttgttttaattatatatttattaatctaaatgCTTTGATAAAATCTTTAATTAaatgaatttattaaaaaattgttatacaaaatatatttattttcctCTTCTTAAGTTGTATAGCATTTAAACTTCTACCACTTTCTTTACGTGAACAAGTGCCCTTATTTAAAAGGATTGTTAAATCACTTCTCCAAAAGTTTCAACTTTTAGAGCAATCATCTAATAGTAGAAGAAATTAATACCCCAAAATCCATTTAATCTACGCGATCACTATAATTAGCTTCGTGATTGAATAATAcatcaaaaatatagatgaaaataattatcaaaatagtgGAACAAGCAATACTAAGGCACTAGGATAAGGTAAACTATAATTTAGAAAAAGTAGGAAGAAGATGTAGTTTAACAGTATAAACACACACACTATGCACACACTATTCCCAGATATCTGAACAATACACACGAGTATTTGCAGAGATAAACTTGTTGCTGAACTTTgataataataaaagttaagTTATTACTACAGACTCAATGCATACATATAATGAAAAAAGAACTACTACTCCTATAAAACAGGAACAACTCCTATCAGTACTCCACCACCTACACTTACTCAACTGCTACTATAAAATAGCTAAATAAACTGTGACTTATTTAAAACACAGAAAAATACGTTTGCCAGACACCAATGCaaataaacaaataaaccatATAGAGTTTAGATTATTTCCAACAAATCTCCCCGTAATCTAAACTCCTTTCTGCAAGTTTCTGATTCCAAGTAATTCACGCATCCTTTTGAAATTAATCGTTGTCATAGGATTAGTTAGCACATCTGCTCATTGCTCCTCACTTCGAACATGCTTCACAATAATTTCACCACGCTTTACGCATTCCGGAATAAAATGATACTGTATATCAATGTGTTTACTACGTCCGTGAAATACAGGGTTTTTAGCTAAGTCTATTACTGATCGGTTATCAATGTAGATCACCACGGCTCCAGGCTTCATGTCAGTTATTTGTGTTAATAGATTTCATAACCACACTCCTTGGCATGCTGCTGCAGTAGCAGCCATGAATTCGGCTTCACAGGAGGACAAAGCAACCCATCTTTGCTTCTGGGATACCCATGTAATTAGACTTTCATTTAAATAGAAAGCCATCCCACCTGTACTCCTTCGATCCACCACATTGTTACCCATGTCACTGTCTATGTATCCAGAAAATAAGTAGTTACCTGTCCCCTTTGCATAAATCAGACCATACTCCAGTGTACCTGTGATATATCTTAGGATGCATTTAGCTGCATTGAGATCACGAATAGTCGGCCTCTCTATAAAGCAATTTACAACACCTACTGAAAAAGCTATATCGGGGCGAGTATGAACCAGATACCTCAAACCTCCTACCATGATTTTCAATTCCGTAGAATTAATTGGCTTTCCCTTCTCATCGTTATCAATCTACACCTTTGGTTCCATAGGAAATTTAGCAGAATTGCAGTCTTTCAGTCCAAATTTCCCGAGCAATCTCTGAGCATATGATGTTTGCTTTAGCTTTATGAATCCCTCCTCTTGAATTACTTCAATGCCCAAGTAATGAGACAGCCTTCCAAGATCACTCATATCAAATATCTCACCAATCTGCTGTTTAAACTTATTTACATTCTTGATGCTAGTTCCCATGACcatgatatcatctacatatacaCCAATAAGTAGCAGCTCCCCTCCTTCACGTTTTGTATAAACAGCGTGCTCTTATGGGCATTTAACAAAACCCATTCTCTCGAGAACCTTGCTGAGTTTTGAGTACCATGCTCTCGGTGCTTGTCTTAAGCCGTACAGAGCTTTCACCAGTCTATACACCATCTGCTCTTTTCGTTCTTTAATGAACCCTTCTGGTTGTGTCACATACACCGTCTCCTCCAATTCGCCATTGAGGAAAGCAGACTTGACATCTAAATGATCTACTACCCAAACATTCTTTGATGCTAAAGCTAGTAGAAGCCTTACTGTTTCCGGCCTATTTACTGGTGCGAAAACTTCGTCAAAATCTACTCTCTGCCGTTGAGCATACCCCTTTGCGACCACCCTCGCTTTGTACTTCACGATTTCACCCTTTGTGTTCCGCTTAACTTTATACACCCACTTCAAACCAATTAGCTTTTATCCTGGTGGAAATTCCACTAGCCCCCACGTCTTATTT comes from the Apium graveolens cultivar Ventura unplaced genomic scaffold, ASM990537v1 ctg3747, whole genome shotgun sequence genome and includes:
- the LOC141701341 gene encoding secreted RxLR effector protein 161-like, with the translated sequence MVGGLRYLVHTRPDIAFSVGVVNCFIERPTIRDLNAAKCILRYITGTLEYGLIYAKGTGNYLFSGYIDSDMGNNVVDRRSTGGMAFYLNESLITWVSQKQRWVALSSCEAEFMAATAAACQGVWL